The uncultured Ilyobacter sp. genome has a segment encoding these proteins:
- a CDS encoding glucose-6-phosphate isomerase: MNKISFDYSKALGFFHQHEIDLMEKQTMSVVETLEKKDGAGNDFLGWMDLPVNYDKTEFERIKAAANKIKEDSEVLVVIGIGGSYLGAKAAIEFLSHSFSNSLSKEDRKTPEIYFAGINVSGTYINHLMELIGDRDFSINVISKSGTTTEPAVAFRIFKKKLEKKYGVEGAKSRIYATTDKARGALKQLSTQEGYETFVVPEDVGGRYSVLTAVGLLPIAAAGVDLDELMKGAADAREEYKSPYETNNCYKYAAARNILHRRGKDIELMINYEPKLHYISEWWKQLYGESEGKDGKGIYPASADFTADLHSLGQYIQDGKRHLFETLINIDKPETDITIEEDEFNLDGLNYLAGKTMDYVNKKAIEGTILAHADGGVPTLVINIPEATAYHLGYLFYFFEKACAVSGYLLGVNPFDQPGVEEYKKNMFALLEKPGYEKATEEINKRLNK; this comes from the coding sequence ATGAACAAAATTTCTTTTGACTACTCTAAAGCTCTTGGATTTTTCCATCAGCATGAAATTGATCTTATGGAGAAGCAGACAATGTCTGTTGTGGAGACCCTGGAAAAAAAAGACGGTGCTGGAAATGATTTTCTTGGATGGATGGATCTTCCTGTAAATTATGATAAGACAGAATTTGAAAGAATAAAAGCTGCGGCTAATAAGATCAAAGAGGACTCTGAAGTACTTGTTGTAATAGGTATAGGGGGATCATACTTAGGAGCAAAGGCAGCGATAGAATTTCTGTCACACTCTTTTTCCAACAGCCTTTCAAAAGAGGATAGAAAAACTCCTGAAATTTATTTTGCAGGAATAAATGTTTCTGGAACTTATATCAACCATTTGATGGAACTTATAGGGGATAGAGATTTTTCTATCAACGTAATATCAAAATCCGGAACGACAACAGAACCAGCAGTTGCATTTAGAATTTTCAAAAAGAAACTGGAAAAAAAGTATGGTGTAGAGGGTGCAAAATCCAGAATATATGCCACAACTGATAAAGCTAGGGGAGCGTTAAAACAGTTATCTACTCAAGAAGGGTATGAAACTTTTGTTGTTCCTGAAGATGTAGGAGGAAGATATTCTGTACTTACTGCAGTAGGACTATTACCAATAGCCGCTGCCGGTGTAGATCTAGACGAGCTCATGAAGGGAGCGGCAGACGCTAGAGAGGAATATAAGTCTCCTTATGAAACAAATAACTGTTATAAGTATGCAGCAGCTAGAAACATTCTTCATAGAAGAGGAAAAGATATAGAGCTTATGATAAATTATGAGCCAAAGCTTCATTACATTTCAGAATGGTGGAAACAGCTCTATGGAGAATCAGAGGGAAAAGATGGAAAAGGAATTTATCCAGCATCTGCTGACTTTACAGCCGATCTACATTCCTTAGGACAATATATACAAGACGGAAAAAGACATCTTTTTGAGACGCTTATAAATATAGACAAACCTGAAACAGATATAACAATAGAAGAGGATGAATTCAATTTAGACGGCCTAAACTATCTTGCAGGGAAAACAATGGACTATGTAAATAAAAAAGCTATAGAGGGAACAATATTAGCCCATGCAGATGGAGGAGTTCCCACTCTTGTGATAAATATTCCAGAAGCAACGGCATATCACTTGGGATATCTTTTCTATTTCTTTGAAAAGGCTTGTGCTGTAAGTGGATATTTACTTGGGGTAAATCCTTTTGATCAGCCAGGAGTAGAAGAATACAAGAAAAACATGTTTGCTCTTTTAGAAAAACCAGGTTATGAAAAGGCAACAGAAGAGATAAATAAAAGACTGAATAAATAA
- the mazG gene encoding nucleoside triphosphate pyrophosphohydrolase, which yields MKEFQRLVEIMKKLRAPGGCPWDREQTIESLKPYLLEEVYETLEAMDTGGDELKGELGDLLLNVVFQSLIMEEKGQFDIEDVSKGVSEKLIRRHPHVFGDIGVKNSSEVIKNWDAIKKEEKEHRHRKSVLDGIPGVLPPLSKAEKLQHKAAKVGFDWENVDGAIDKMEEELEEMREAFKNKDLKNLKEEMGDVVFSLVNVARLAGINITDSLMKTNNKFEQRFRYIEENCDIENSDLEKMEKLWQEAKNKKN from the coding sequence ATGAAAGAATTTCAAAGACTTGTGGAAATAATGAAAAAATTAAGGGCACCGGGAGGATGCCCATGGGACAGGGAACAGACAATAGAGAGCCTGAAACCTTATCTTTTAGAAGAGGTTTATGAAACTTTAGAAGCTATGGATACAGGGGGAGATGAGTTGAAGGGGGAGCTAGGAGATCTTTTGCTCAATGTTGTTTTTCAGTCCCTTATAATGGAAGAAAAAGGACAGTTTGATATAGAGGACGTATCCAAGGGAGTGTCTGAAAAATTAATAAGGAGACATCCTCATGTATTTGGAGATATAGGGGTAAAAAACAGCAGTGAAGTAATAAAAAACTGGGATGCTATAAAAAAAGAGGAAAAAGAGCACAGACACAGAAAATCTGTACTCGATGGGATTCCTGGAGTCCTGCCCCCTCTTTCAAAGGCCGAAAAACTCCAGCATAAAGCTGCCAAAGTTGGCTTTGACTGGGAAAATGTAGATGGAGCCATAGATAAGATGGAAGAGGAACTAGAAGAGATGAGGGAAGCCTTTAAAAACAAGGATTTAAAAAATCTAAAAGAGGAGATGGGAGATGTTGTTTTCTCACTGGTTAATGTGGCTAGGCTTGCAGGAATAAATATCACAGATTCCCTTATGAAAACCAATAATAAATTTGAACAACGGTTTAGATACATAGAGGAAAATTGTGATATAGAAAACTCAGATTTAGAAAAAATGGAAAAATTGTGGCAAGAGGCAAAAAATAAAAAAAATTAA
- the spoVG gene encoding septation regulator SpoVG, producing MKITDVRLRTVKNENELKLKAYADITFDECFVIHGLKVIDGQKGMFVAMPSRKMPNGEYKDIAHPITPEIRKEVTDTVIEKYNEIEKEESEAESLV from the coding sequence ATGAAAATTACAGACGTAAGACTCAGAACTGTGAAGAATGAGAATGAACTAAAGCTAAAGGCTTACGCGGACATTACTTTTGATGAGTGCTTTGTTATTCATGGCTTAAAAGTAATTGATGGGCAAAAGGGAATGTTTGTGGCGATGCCTTCTAGAAAGATGCCTAATGGAGAGTATAAGGATATCGCACATCCGATCACTCCAGAAATTAGAAAAGAGGTTACTGATACAGTAATCGAAAAATATAATGAAATTGAAAAAGAAGAATCAGAGGCAGAAAGTCTAGTATAA
- a CDS encoding S-layer homology domain-containing protein, whose protein sequence is MKKLVFIFFIVFSVGFSEVPFKDITDEHWAYKSVENLINKGILKKDSEIFQGKNEVTRYEFAYYLSKVINKSDSEKASRDDLEILENLVYEFAKELNKMGFDSELYLSKVKSHDEKIEELNAKLEENRKIIDELQRKIRELEKKIK, encoded by the coding sequence ATGAAAAAATTAGTTTTTATTTTTTTTATTGTTTTTTCCGTTGGTTTTTCAGAGGTACCTTTTAAAGATATAACAGATGAGCACTGGGCTTATAAATCAGTAGAAAACCTTATAAATAAAGGAATACTGAAAAAAGACTCCGAAATATTCCAAGGTAAAAATGAGGTAACGAGATATGAATTTGCTTATTATTTGTCTAAGGTAATAAATAAAAGTGATTCAGAAAAGGCAAGCAGAGATGATCTGGAAATATTGGAAAATCTAGTTTATGAGTTTGCCAAAGAGTTAAATAAAATGGGGTTTGATTCTGAGCTTTATCTATCTAAGGTAAAAAGTCATGATGAAAAAATAGAAGAGTTGAATGCCAAGCTAGAAGAAAACAGAAAAATAATAGACGAGCTTCAAAGAAAAATAAGAGAACTAGAAAAAAAAATCAAATAA
- the lpdA gene encoding dihydrolipoyl dehydrogenase yields the protein MDYDIVVLGGGPGGYVAAIKAAQMGAKTAIIEMGSFGGVCLNWGCIPTKTLLKSAKIYQYVLHSSKYGVDIADLSTISINWENMLQRKREVVKKLTSGVEFLLKNNKVEIYRGFGNVIDKNSIEVNGKKLTCKNLILSTGSSPNIPDLPGIKEGIENGFVITSKEALELPEIPEKMVILGGGVIGVEFATLYSSLGTKVTIIQNIDRILEFMDHDVINEMEEILLGLGVEILYSTSIVKVNETNITIKNKNEEQNINTDKLLISIGRYANMKGLENLNLETYRRGVKTNEKQETNIPGVYAIGDLNGVFNLAHVASAEGIIAVENIMGEDKRIDYRKAPNCIYSFPEMAAVGYNEVDARNKFKDIIVSKLPLSANGKALAEGESTGFIKIIAEKEYGEIIGVHIIAPTATDMVSEIVTTMELEGTIYDIARVIHPHPTISEIVMEAAHGAVYKNKKS from the coding sequence ATGGATTATGATATCGTTGTCCTCGGAGGAGGGCCAGGTGGATATGTCGCCGCTATAAAAGCGGCTCAGATGGGTGCAAAAACAGCCATCATAGAGATGGGGAGTTTCGGGGGAGTGTGTCTCAACTGGGGCTGTATCCCCACAAAAACCCTCCTAAAAAGTGCAAAAATTTATCAGTATGTTCTTCACTCTTCCAAGTACGGGGTAGATATAGCTGACCTCTCCACAATCAGTATAAATTGGGAGAATATGCTCCAAAGAAAAAGAGAGGTTGTAAAAAAACTTACCTCTGGAGTTGAGTTTCTCTTAAAAAATAACAAGGTGGAGATATATAGGGGGTTCGGAAATGTCATCGATAAAAACAGTATAGAGGTCAACGGAAAGAAACTGACATGCAAAAATCTAATTCTTTCCACAGGGTCTTCTCCAAATATTCCAGACCTTCCCGGAATCAAAGAAGGAATAGAAAACGGTTTTGTCATAACCAGCAAGGAAGCCCTAGAACTTCCGGAAATCCCAGAAAAAATGGTGATTCTCGGAGGGGGTGTTATAGGAGTGGAGTTCGCCACTTTGTATAGCTCTCTCGGGACAAAGGTCACTATAATACAAAACATAGACCGGATCTTGGAGTTTATGGATCATGATGTAATAAACGAAATGGAGGAAATTCTTCTGGGCTTAGGGGTGGAGATCCTTTACAGTACATCTATAGTTAAAGTAAACGAGACTAATATAACCATAAAGAATAAAAATGAAGAACAAAATATAAATACAGATAAACTCCTTATCTCAATTGGAAGATATGCAAATATGAAGGGCTTGGAAAACCTAAATCTGGAAACATACAGAAGGGGAGTCAAGACAAACGAAAAGCAGGAAACAAATATTCCAGGTGTATACGCCATAGGCGATCTGAACGGGGTTTTCAATCTGGCGCATGTGGCTTCGGCTGAGGGGATTATCGCCGTGGAAAACATCATGGGAGAAGATAAAAGAATAGACTACAGAAAGGCTCCAAACTGTATCTACAGTTTCCCAGAGATGGCTGCGGTGGGCTACAACGAGGTAGATGCAAGAAACAAATTTAAAGATATCATTGTCTCAAAATTGCCCCTGTCGGCCAATGGAAAGGCCTTGGCTGAAGGGGAGAGTACGGGGTTTATAAAGATAATTGCTGAAAAGGAGTACGGGGAGATTATAGGGGTTCATATTATAGCTCCCACAGCTACAGATATGGTTTCAGAAATAGTCACCACAATGGAATTGGAAGGTACTATTTATGATATTGCCAGGGTTATCCACCCTCATCCCACAATATCTGAAATTGTCATGGAAGCTGCCCACGGTGCAGTTTATAAAAATAAAAAAAGTTAG
- a CDS encoding RNA-binding S4 domain-containing protein has translation MRLDKFLKVSRVIKRRPVAKTVIDNKKAKINGKVAKAGTEVKSGDILELEYFNRYFKIEIVDVPEGNVPKDKAQDLVKIIEVKELEIPEKEELF, from the coding sequence TTGAGATTAGATAAATTTTTGAAGGTTTCTAGGGTTATAAAAAGAAGACCTGTGGCAAAGACAGTAATTGACAATAAAAAGGCAAAAATAAACGGCAAGGTTGCAAAAGCAGGTACAGAGGTAAAAAGCGGAGATATTTTAGAACTAGAATATTTTAACAGATATTTTAAAATAGAGATAGTAGATGTCCCTGAAGGAAATGTACCAAAGGATAAAGCCCAGGACCTTGTAAAAATAATAGAGGTAAAGGAGCTAGAAATACCAGAAAAAGAGGAACTGTTTTAA
- a CDS encoding aminopeptidase encodes MLYKKENGWKKIEKSDKEIIFSFSEKYKEFLNIGKTEREFVRESIKLAESHGFKDVSSVENLKAGDKIYYINREKNIVLVIIGKKDIVEGINFIVSHIDCPRLDLKQNPLYEDTDLALMKTHYYGGIKKYQWGSTPLALHGAVVLKSGEKMDIIIGEDENDPVFSIPDILPHLDSKVQRDRSSSEVLKGEELHIVVGSIPSKINNEEVKEFVKYAVLEKLNEAYGMEEEDFLSAELQLVPAHKSRDVGFDRGIVGSYGHDDRICAFTSIMAILDYEGIPEKTAVCFMADKEEIGSTGSTGLQSFYIEYFVSDMIYKIKGQEYSDYLLRKCFWNSRALSSDVNAGINPIFKSVHDPQNAAMLGYGIVVSKYTGARGKSGTNDADAEYVGEIRTLFNENNIKWQMAMLGKVDEGGGGTVAMYLAHHGIKTIDAGPAVISMHSPFELASKFDIYETYKAYKLFYK; translated from the coding sequence ATGCTTTATAAAAAAGAAAATGGATGGAAAAAAATAGAAAAATCAGACAAGGAAATTATTTTTTCCTTTTCGGAAAAATATAAAGAATTTTTAAACATAGGAAAAACCGAGAGAGAATTCGTTAGAGAAAGTATAAAGTTGGCCGAATCTCATGGATTTAAAGATGTATCCTCTGTGGAAAATCTTAAAGCCGGTGACAAAATATATTATATAAATAGAGAAAAAAACATTGTTCTGGTAATTATAGGTAAAAAAGATATAGTTGAAGGGATTAATTTTATAGTTTCTCACATAGACTGTCCTAGGCTCGACTTAAAACAAAACCCTCTTTATGAAGATACAGACTTGGCGCTTATGAAGACTCATTACTATGGTGGAATAAAAAAATATCAATGGGGATCAACTCCCTTGGCGCTACATGGGGCTGTTGTTTTAAAATCTGGAGAAAAAATGGATATAATAATAGGAGAGGATGAAAATGATCCTGTATTTTCTATTCCAGATATCCTTCCACATTTAGATTCAAAGGTTCAAAGGGACAGAAGTTCTTCAGAGGTACTAAAGGGTGAAGAACTACATATTGTAGTTGGAAGTATACCATCTAAAATAAACAACGAAGAGGTAAAGGAATTTGTAAAATATGCGGTTTTGGAGAAACTAAATGAAGCGTATGGCATGGAAGAAGAAGATTTTCTGTCAGCAGAGCTACAGCTTGTCCCTGCTCATAAATCAAGAGACGTTGGATTTGACAGAGGGATAGTAGGTTCTTATGGTCACGATGACAGGATATGTGCTTTTACATCTATTATGGCTATATTAGATTATGAAGGTATTCCTGAAAAAACTGCAGTTTGTTTTATGGCCGATAAAGAAGAGATCGGTTCAACAGGGTCTACAGGGCTTCAATCTTTTTATATAGAATATTTTGTTTCTGATATGATCTATAAAATAAAAGGTCAAGAATATTCTGATTATCTTCTAAGAAAATGCTTCTGGAATTCTCGGGCACTTTCTTCTGATGTAAATGCAGGAATAAATCCAATATTTAAGTCTGTGCATGATCCACAAAATGCAGCTATGCTTGGTTATGGAATTGTAGTAAGTAAATACACCGGAGCAAGAGGAAAGAGTGGAACAAACGATGCCGATGCAGAATATGTTGGAGAGATAAGAACGTTATTTAATGAAAATAATATAAAATGGCAGATGGCCATGCTTGGAAAAGTAGATGAGGGAGGAGGGGGAACTGTGGCAATGTACCTGGCTCATCATGGGATAAAGACCATCGATGCAGGTCCTGCAGTAATATCAATGCATTCTCCTTTTGAACTGGCATCAAAATTTGATATTTATGAAACTTATAAAGCTTACAAGTTGTTTTATAAATAA
- a CDS encoding NUDIX hydrolase, with product MKISDLRFLRIKVEKHPTTDIDLEYIQKPNAIAVFILNESMDKTLLVKQYRPGVKGDLYEIPAGIIEDGETAESTLKREIREETGYTENDFELLYIPKKPLILSPGYTTESLYMYIAKIHDDGKEPLELDLDEGEHLTCHWFDIDEVEEITTDMKTIFAKQLYENLKYKKK from the coding sequence ATGAAAATCAGTGATTTAAGATTTTTAAGGATAAAGGTTGAAAAACATCCAACAACAGATATAGACCTAGAATACATTCAGAAACCAAATGCCATTGCAGTCTTTATTCTCAATGAGAGTATGGATAAAACCCTTTTGGTAAAGCAATACAGACCAGGGGTGAAGGGAGATCTCTATGAGATTCCTGCAGGGATTATAGAGGATGGAGAAACAGCAGAAAGCACCCTTAAAAGAGAGATAAGAGAAGAGACAGGATATACAGAAAATGACTTCGAACTGCTTTATATTCCAAAAAAACCTTTGATTCTTTCACCGGGGTATACTACAGAGTCTCTGTATATGTATATAGCAAAAATACATGACGACGGAAAAGAACCTCTAGAACTGGATTTAGATGAAGGGGAGCACCTTACATGCCACTGGTTCGATATTGATGAGGTGGAAGAGATAACGACAGATATGAAGACAATTTTTGCAAAGCAACTTTACGAAAATCTTAAATATAAGAAAAAATAG
- the ispE gene encoding 4-(cytidine 5'-diphospho)-2-C-methyl-D-erythritol kinase: MIKKIKSNAKINIGLNIKGKLSNGYHLLDMIMAPITLSDEIEIDFTGDPGTLIIKTNREDIPIGKENILYKVYEAFYNKTGIANQNIELYLEKKIPHQAGLGGGSSNGGAFLKELNLYHGNPLSLEEMVDISKGIGADIPFFLVNKTCRINGIGEKLQIKENNLECDILLIKPPFGVSTGKAYNDFSKLENKKDANIEKILEGLKENKLSDVLNNIENHLEQALLIENEDLRSFKKFLDSLKFTDFFMSGSGSAYFSLVEKKNSREVYSNLKGLLEGCEVYLCSFS, encoded by the coding sequence ATGATAAAAAAAATAAAATCAAACGCCAAAATAAACATAGGACTCAACATAAAAGGTAAACTTTCAAACGGGTACCATCTTTTAGATATGATAATGGCCCCTATAACTCTTTCTGATGAGATTGAAATTGATTTCACAGGGGATCCTGGAACCCTCATTATAAAGACAAATCGAGAAGACATCCCAATAGGAAAGGAAAATATTCTCTATAAGGTATATGAAGCCTTCTATAATAAGACAGGTATAGCAAATCAAAATATAGAACTTTATTTGGAAAAAAAAATACCTCATCAGGCAGGTCTTGGAGGTGGAAGTTCCAACGGCGGAGCTTTTTTGAAGGAGCTGAATCTCTATCACGGAAATCCCTTGAGTCTAGAGGAGATGGTGGATATTTCAAAAGGTATAGGGGCAGATATTCCATTTTTTCTGGTAAATAAAACTTGTAGAATTAACGGTATAGGGGAAAAGTTGCAAATAAAGGAAAATAATCTTGAATGTGATATTTTGTTAATAAAGCCACCTTTTGGAGTCAGTACAGGGAAGGCATATAATGATTTTTCAAAACTTGAAAATAAAAAAGATGCAAATATTGAAAAAATATTAGAGGGATTAAAGGAAAATAAACTTTCTGATGTATTAAACAATATAGAAAATCATTTAGAACAGGCGTTATTAATTGAAAATGAAGATTTGAGGTCATTTAAAAAGTTTTTAGACAGTTTAAAATTTACGGATTTTTTCATGTCTGGAAGTGGGAGTGCCTATTTTTCATTAGTGGAAAAGAAAAATTCTCGTGAAGTATATTCAAATTTAAAAGGTCTTTTAGAGGGCTGTGAAGTTTATCTTTGCAGTTTTTCATAA
- a CDS encoding lipoate--protein ligase has translation MLNIINESKDPYFNLALEEYALKNIEEDIVIFWQNENTVVVGRNQNTHEEINSEYVNKNNVNVVRRLSGGGAVYHDGGNLNFTFITDATKDSVNNYKKFTEPVVNALKVMGVEAEFSGRNDIVVEGKKISGNAQYYFGNRLLHHGTLLFDADLSVLGKVLNVRSDKIESKGIKSVRSRVTNIYSHLKEKVSVDEFKKRLILNILMEGAKNYILSDRENLAVENLAKEKYRDWEWNFGKSPEFKISKRKRYGGGELDIRVNVSEGRIDEIKIYGDFLGYRGTDEIERILTGERFNEKELSECIKNLDIQKYFHDIKAEDIIDCIFY, from the coding sequence ATGCTTAATATAATTAATGAAAGTAAAGATCCGTACTTTAATCTTGCCCTTGAAGAGTATGCACTAAAAAATATAGAAGAAGATATTGTGATCTTTTGGCAAAATGAGAATACAGTTGTAGTGGGAAGAAATCAAAATACACATGAAGAAATAAATAGTGAATATGTCAATAAGAACAATGTCAATGTGGTGAGGAGGCTTTCTGGCGGAGGAGCTGTGTACCATGACGGCGGCAACCTAAACTTTACCTTCATAACTGATGCAACAAAGGATAGTGTTAACAATTATAAAAAGTTTACTGAACCAGTTGTGAATGCCCTTAAAGTCATGGGGGTAGAAGCTGAATTCTCAGGAAGAAACGACATAGTTGTGGAAGGGAAAAAGATCTCAGGAAATGCCCAGTATTATTTTGGAAACCGTCTTCTGCATCATGGCACACTTCTTTTTGATGCAGATCTCTCTGTACTGGGAAAAGTTTTGAATGTAAGGTCTGATAAGATAGAATCTAAAGGCATAAAATCTGTAAGGAGCAGAGTGACAAATATATATTCACATTTGAAAGAAAAAGTTAGTGTAGATGAGTTTAAAAAAAGATTAATTTTGAATATCTTGATGGAAGGGGCCAAGAATTATATTTTGTCAGACAGAGAAAATTTAGCAGTTGAAAATCTTGCAAAAGAGAAGTATAGGGACTGGGAGTGGAATTTTGGAAAATCCCCGGAATTTAAGATATCTAAAAGAAAAAGATATGGAGGGGGAGAATTGGACATAAGAGTAAATGTGTCTGAGGGAAGAATTGATGAGATAAAAATTTATGGAGATTTTTTAGGGTATAGGGGTACAGATGAAATCGAAAGGATTTTGACAGGAGAAAGATTTAATGAAAAAGAGCTGAGTGAGTGCATAAAAAATTTGGATATTCAAAAATATTTTCATGACATTAAAGCGGAGGATATAATAGATTGCATTTTTTATTAG